In Marinitoga sp. 1197, the genomic window AGCCTACACCTGTTATGCAAAAACAAAAACATACATCTGTATCTGACGGAAAAAATGTTGTAAAAGCTCCATTACCTGGTGTTGTCGTAGATATAAATATTGCTGAAGGTAATAGAGTATCAAAAGGGCAAAAACTATTGGTAATAGAAGCTATGAAAATGGAAAACGAAATATTAAGTGATTATGATGGCGTTGTTGAAAAAATACTTGTTAAGAAAGGTGACAGTATAGAAGGGGATCAAGATTTAATTATAATTTCATAATAAATCAGAATGTTACCACAAATAATAAAAAGGAGAATTTATTCTCCTTTTTATTATTTGTGTACCTTTCTAAAAAGTCCTAAGATTTTAAGAATAGTTTTATCTAAAAATTTATTTTTTCTATCAAATGAGTATTTTTGCTAATTTTTTTGTATCCAAGTTCCATATTTTTTATTATTTTAAAAAGCTTATAGTTGCTTTAGATATTAAATTAAAAAACGAATGAAAATATTTATACTATATATTAAGCTAAAAATTATAACGTAATACAATTTTTTATTCTTTAATTCGTCAGAAAATAAAAAGACCATAACCACTATTCCAACAAAATTGGTAACCAAAAACAATAAATAAGAATTTATTTTAATACCTAAAAATAAAATTCCAATTAGCAAAGACATAATATAGCTTATCAATATTCCAATTGATAATTTTAATTCATTTATGCTTATACTCAAAAATTTAAAAATTATTTTATTTAAAAATATTCCGATTATAAACGAAAGAAAAAACACAAATAATGCAAGAAATATAATCAAGATATTTAAAAACGAAATATTTATATCTATACTTTTAGATAAGTCGACAATAATTTTTTTTATTGAGATGTTTTTCTGAAAATATTCAAAAACAAAAGATACAAAAATATATGACGCACCTATATAAGTTATTAAAAAGTATATATGTTCTTTTTTAATCATAAAACATCCCTTCCTTTTTTAAAGTTAATTCAATAAAATTATAGCTATTTAAATTCCCATGATAAGTAAATATTACTATAGTTCTTTCTGAACTTCTTTGGTTTAACTCGGCAAATAAAATATTCTGTGTTTTTAAATCCAGATGAGAAATCGCCTCATCAATAATAATCATGTCCCACATATTTGGTATAAAAATAAGAGAAAAAATTGTTTTTAAATTTGTTCCAACTGATGCTTTATATGGAAATATGGAGGCATCTTCTATATTCAACTTTTTTAAAACTTTTTCAATAAAATCTTTCCTAATATTTATACTATGATAAAACATAAATAATTCAATATTTTCTTTTAATGTTAACCAATTCTCATTTAATGAAAATTCTGGAATATACAATATTCTTTTTAAGTTATTTTTATATATTCCTCCACTAAATTTTTCAATGTTCGAAATACATCTAAGAAACACACTTTTCCCAATTCCATTTTCTCCTTTTAACCAGTATATGTTATTATAAAAAACATAAGAGATATTTTCAAAAATTATTTTTTCTCCATATTTTTTATAACAATTTTTAAGTTCAAGCATTCTATCTGATCCTCCTAGCATATACTCACCTTTTTCTTAATTTAAGCACATAAAAAGATATTAATTTGTGAATGTTGAATATATATAAAAATACCAGAAATGCAAGTTTAAAAAATTCACCATATATTTTATTATAAAAAGATATTTTCAAAAAAATATTATTATACATATCTGGAATCAAAAAGATTATTATTACATATATTACAAAAATAATCAGAAAAAAATGATTTATTTTTTTTCTAAACTCAAAAGATTTATAATGAATGAAAATATAAATTTTAATTATATACCATACAAGTAAAATTAGATTTATAAAAAATAATAGAATGTAGATACTTAAATCTTTAGAAATTAATACAAAAATAAAAAATAAAAATATAATAGCAGTAAAAAAAAGCCCTATTTTAAATTCATACGAATTTAAAATCCAGTATTTATATGGATACTTTGTGGTTTTGAAAAATGCATATTTGCTATATAAAACCTCAAAGTTTAACTGTTTTTCTTCTAAAATTAATTCTAATTCAGCCATCAAAAAAATCATTAAAAAATATTCAGCAATATACATATTAAAGAAATAATATGTTATAATCATACCAAAAAAACAAATATAAATTCAACATATTCACTTATTGGATATCTTTCAAAAAAAAGCCTTAAAGAAATCAATGGATTCATTTCCTTTTTTAGATAAAAATCTTTTTCAGAATACTTTTTATTATTAATAATAATTTCTTTAAATTGCGAAAACCATGTTTGATATAAAAATAAAATATTGATGATAATAACAGGGATTAAGAATAATATTTTTATCTTCAATATATATACTAAAACATATATAAAAAGAAGTGAAAACAAGATATATTTTATTTTTTTAGTATATACTTTTATAAAAAGATATGTAATCTGAAATAAAAAATTAATTGCTAAAAATACTATCTTTTCATATTGATGTAAATATAATAAAAATAATATTATATTCGAAATTATATATACACTAATAAAAGGATTCATTCTTAAAAATGTGAAAACAATAAATTTGACTGCCGTTTTTTTAGAGGTTAAGTAGTGTAAATTTCTGTATTGTTTGAAATAAGTTATAATATTGGGATAGTTGTAATGAACCAATAAAAACGAAAAAAATAAAACACTTATAAATGAATTTCTATTAAAAAAGAAAACATATATAAATAAAGAACCTATAATCATAAATATATATATATAACAATAAATAAAAGAATTTATAAATACATCTTTAACTATCTTAAAATTATCAATCCAGTATTTCATAAGTAATTTGATATTTATCTCCTCCTTAAAAAAAGAAGAATGATTATTAATCATTCTTCTTTTTTGATTACAAAAATCAAATTACCACATGGTTGCGTATTTTTTCCCATACTTTTTAATCATTTTTTTTGCAACTGCTACTATTCCAGCTGTAATAGCCTCCGTTCCAATAATTGCTGTGACTATTGAAATAATAGTTGCGATAGTTGAAAATGTATCAATAATATCTATAACTTTTTTTGCTGCATATGTTGAAATTCCAAGCATGGAAGCCAAATTCAGAGGTGAAAAAACAAAAAATACAATAAAATTAAAAGCTATAATACTTACTGCAAGAAATACAATTTTTTTCACAAAATCCCTCCCTTTTGATAAATTTACATACTTTGAAATAATAATTTTATATAATTCCGATTTGATGTTATCAAAAAAAAAAAAAAATCAATACTATAGAGTAAAATTTAAGTAAAATTATAATTAATTTTTCTTTTATTAAATTTAATAAATTTACATAATTATATTATCACCTAATATGTTTTTATAGTTAAGTTTTTGTTTATTATCAAAGATATTCTAATTAAAATGATGATGAATTAAATATTTTAACCATCTATTATATAATTCTTCTGAATCCATTTTATCATTTAAATACATTATAAAATCAGTACTGAAAAATTTAAATAATATATAATCTGTTTTTTTATCAATTTTTATTGCTGTTTTCAATTGTTTTGCAACTATATCTTCTTTTTTATCTAATTCTTCTAAAAATTTTTCATCTGGCATAATCGTATTATTATATTTATAAAATTTTTTAGCCACTTCTGTTTTTGATAAATATTCCATTACTTTTTCAGCTTCACTTGATTTATTTAACAACACCCATTGTTGACCACCCATTGGAGAAAAACTCCCATCAATTCCAGAAGGGATAATTGAAACTCCAAAATCAAAACCTTTTTCCTTGTATGTAGAAAAACTCCATGGGCCATTGAATATTATATCCACTTCCCCACGGACAAACATATTTATCATATCATCATAAAAATTTTCTGTAATTTTTGGAATTAAATTATTCTTATATAAAAATTTTATTTTTTCCGCTATATTAATAAATCTTTTCTTATTGACATTTGAAGTTAAAAAATTTTTATCTTCACTTAAAAAGATAGCGCTCATCCACCATCCTGAATTATATGGCATATAAAATACATAGTCTTCAATTTTATTTTTATCAAATGTTGGAGAATTAATATTATTTCCATATATATCTTTTGTATTATTTTCTATATAATCCCATAATTCGTTTAATGTTTGTGGTGGTTTTTTTATATGTTTTTTATTATATAACATAACAAGGCAATCTACTGATTGTAATATTGGTTTATCTTTTATATATGATTCAAACCATTCAGGTGTTTTTATATCTACTCTTGCAATATCAATTTTACGATTTAAATCAAGCAGTTGCTTTATCCTTGAAAAATGTCCCGAAAATGGGATTCTCTCAATGTTAAACTTGACCATATGAAATAATTTGTATGAGTTTAAAATTTTTTCCAATCCTTTTGTTTCACTTTCAGACATTTGTGTTACTATATTTATATTTTTTCTGGGAAATATAGCATATATGCTGATTAAAACTACAATGAAAATTATCAGCACTACTTTAAATTTCATTTTTTCATCTCCCTATATATCCCTTTTATTTCTTCTATATTTTCCAGAAAAATTTCTACAATTTCTGGATCAAAATGTTTCCCTTTCTCTTCTATTATTATTTCTATAGATTTTTCAATGGAAAATGCTTTTTTATAAGGTCTTTCTGAAACAAGAGCATCAAAAACATCACATATCGCTACTATTCTTCCCTCTATAGGAATTTCTTTACCTTTTAATCCATATGGATATCCACTTCCATCATATTTTTCATGATGATATAAGGCTATCCTTGAAGCGAGATCAAAAAAACCATCATCTATTTTTTTTAGAATTTTATAACCTATTTCCGCATGTTTTTTCATATATTTATATTCTTCATCAGTTAATTTTTCTGGTTTTAATAGAATTGAATCAGGTATTCCTATTTTTCCAATATCATGCATTTGCGCTGCATAATAGTAATCCTCAATTAAATTTTTGTCTTTTAATATTTTTGAAGCTATTATTTTTGATATTTTACCAACTCTAATTATATGATTTCCCGTTATTTCATCTCTAAATTCTGAAATATTACCAAGAAGACTTATTATTTCTTGTATCAACCTTTTATTTTTAGATATATAATCTATATTATTTTTAAACATTTTATCCAGAGTTTTTCCTATTCGATCTATCTCTTTTATATAAGTTTTAGAAATATGATAATCAATTTTTTCTCCATTTAAAATATTCTCTCCTATACTTTCAACTTCACTGGAAAAATCTTCTATTGCATATTGTATTCTTAAATAAAATTTTTTATCTATAATATAAGAAATTAGAAATATTAAAATTATCAATACAGATCATTGAATTGATTCATTTAACATATAGCTCTTTAAATCCATACTAATATCAAATAGAACGTATATTGGATATACCCCGTAAGTGCTATCGTTAAATCTTACATAATAATATTTTCTTCCTATTTTTATAATATTATTATTAATCAATTTTATTTCCTTTATATTTTCTTCTACTTTCACATTTGATACTATTATATTTCTATTAAATCCCATTACAATATAATTACTATCCAGATTAATTTTTCTAATTGTATTTTTTACAATTGGTGGAAGATATATTATCCTTAAATATAATTTATTTTTTTTATAATAATAATTATATAATTCTTTATTTTCAATGACTGAATATCCATTAAATGCTCCAACCTCTTTTAAAGCATTTAATACTTTCTCCGAAGCCTTTATTATATTATAACTTTTTGCTTTTTCTAATTCATTGTCTATTTCCTTTGTTAATTCTGAAAAGAATATATTGGTAATTTTATTAAACATTCCTTTTTTATACTTTATTTCTTCCTTTATATCAAAATATATTGTTGTCGGAAACAAAAAAATAAATATTAAAATAAGCAAAAGAAAACTTTGCTTATTAAATATTTTTTTTATTGAATATTCTTTCATTTTATCACCTTTAGCTTTTATATTCATAAATATATAATATTTGTTTTCCATTTATAATCTTTTTTTTCTTATTAGCTTTCTTTCCAAAAAATGCTTCAAAATTTTCATGTGAAGTTATAATAGAATAGTTGAAATATGGAAATGTTTTCCTCAGATATCTCATTTGTTCGTAAATTTTTTCTGCATGAGCCTTATCCTTCAACCTTTCACCATATGGAGGATTTGTTATTATATATCCTTCACTATAATCTAATTTTATGCTCTCCATATTTCTTTTTTCAAAACGTATAAATTTATTTAGTTTAAATATCTCAGCATTTTTTCGTGCTATCTCTATCATCTTAAAATTTTTATCAAAACCAAAAAGTTTAAGCTCCCCATATTTAATAATTTCCAGAGATTCTTTTTTATATTCTACAAACTTTTTTTCATCAAAATTAGACCACGTTTCAAATGAAAATCTCCTATATATTCCAGGATCCATATTTATTCCATACATTGCTGCCTCTATTGGAATGGTTCCTGAACCACAAAAAGGATCTATCAATACATGTTTTCTTTTCCAGCCTGCTTTCAAAACCATTGCCGCTGCAATAGTTTCGCGAAGAGGTGCTTCGCTTACGAGTTTTCTATACCCACGCCTATGTAATCCTTCGCCAGTTGTATCCAATGTTAAAGTTACTATGTTATTCTTTATATATACACGCAATTTGTATATTCCGGTTTCTTCATTATATACATTTATTTTATATTCTTTTTTTAATTTTTCTATTATAGCTTTCTTTACAATTGATTGAATTACTGATTGATTATATAAAATAGATTTTGAAGTTCTTACCTTATCAACTATTATTTTACCATTTTTAGGAAAATAATATGACAAATCCAAATTCATTATACCATCATATAAATCATCAAAACTTTCCACATTAAATTCTGCAATTTTTATAAAAATCCTTTCTGCTGTTCTCAATTTTAAATTTAACTTATAATAATCATAAGCTTTACCAGAAAATTCTACCATACCATTATTTGCATTTTCTATTTTGTAATTCAGCTTTTTTAATTCATTTGACAATATTTTTTCTAAACCTATTGAACATAATGCTATATAATTCAACTTCCTCACTCCCAATATTTAAATATTCTTATTTTAATTATACCACCTATTTTTTAACATAATATTTTATTTTCAAATTGATAAAAAAGCTAATTTTATGTTATAATATTTGAGTATTACTGTTTATAGTAAAAAATCAAAATTTTTCATACATTTTAAGGGAGGGACACCATGAAAACTCT contains:
- a CDS encoding biotin/lipoyl-containing protein; the encoded protein is MIRKFNVKVNGKNYAVEVEELENNSTASQPAPQPVAQPPVQSAPISRPAPEPTPVMQKQKHTSVSDGKNVVKAPLPGVVVDINIAEGNRVSKGQKLLVIEAMKMENEILSDYDGVVEKILVKKGDSIEGDQDLIIIS
- a CDS encoding THUMP domain-containing class I SAM-dependent RNA methyltransferase gives rise to the protein MNYIALCSIGLEKILSNELKKLNYKIENANNGMVEFSGKAYDYYKLNLKLRTAERIFIKIAEFNVESFDDLYDGIMNLDLSYYFPKNGKIIVDKVRTSKSILYNQSVIQSIVKKAIIEKLKKEYKINVYNEETGIYKLRVYIKNNIVTLTLDTTGEGLHRRGYRKLVSEAPLRETIAAAMVLKAGWKRKHVLIDPFCGSGTIPIEAAMYGINMDPGIYRRFSFETWSNFDEKKFVEYKKESLEIIKYGELKLFGFDKNFKMIEIARKNAEIFKLNKFIRFEKRNMESIKLDYSEGYIITNPPYGERLKDKAHAEKIYEQMRYLRKTFPYFNYSIITSHENFEAFFGKKANKKKKIINGKQILYIYEYKS
- a CDS encoding uberolysin/carnocyclin family circular bacteriocin encodes the protein MIAFNFIVFFVFSPLNLASMLGISTYAAKKVIDIIDTFSTIATIISIVTAIIGTEAITAGIVAVAKKMIKKYGKKYATMW
- a CDS encoding ATP-binding cassette domain-containing protein yields the protein MLELKNCYKKYGEKIIFENISYVFYNNIYWLKGENGIGKSVFLRCISNIEKFSGGIYKNNLKRILYIPEFSLNENWLTLKENIELFMFYHSINIRKDFIEKVLKKLNIEDASIFPYKASVGTNLKTIFSLIFIPNMWDMIIIDEAISHLDLKTQNILFAELNQRSSERTIVIFTYHGNLNSYNFIELTLKKEGMFYD
- a CDS encoding HD-GYP domain-containing protein, which gives rise to MIILIFLISYIIDKKFYLRIQYAIEDFSSEVESIGENILNGEKIDYHISKTYIKEIDRIGKTLDKMFKNNIDYISKNKRLIQEIISLLGNISEFRDEITGNHIIRVGKISKIIASKILKDKNLIEDYYYAAQMHDIGKIGIPDSILLKPEKLTDEEYKYMKKHAEIGYKILKKIDDGFFDLASRIALYHHEKYDGSGYPYGLKGKEIPIEGRIVAICDVFDALVSERPYKKAFSIEKSIEIIIEEKGKHFDPEIVEIFLENIEEIKGIYREMKK
- a CDS encoding extracellular solute-binding protein; amino-acid sequence: MKFKVVLIIFIVVLISIYAIFPRKNINIVTQMSESETKGLEKILNSYKLFHMVKFNIERIPFSGHFSRIKQLLDLNRKIDIARVDIKTPEWFESYIKDKPILQSVDCLVMLYNKKHIKKPPQTLNELWDYIENNTKDIYGNNINSPTFDKNKIEDYVFYMPYNSGWWMSAIFLSEDKNFLTSNVNKKRFINIAEKIKFLYKNNLIPKITENFYDDMINMFVRGEVDIIFNGPWSFSTYKEKGFDFGVSIIPSGIDGSFSPMGGQQWVLLNKSSEAEKVMEYLSKTEVAKKFYKYNNTIMPDEKFLEELDKKEDIVAKQLKTAIKIDKKTDYILFKFFSTDFIMYLNDKMDSEELYNRWLKYLIHHHFN